From the Mycobacterium sp. 155 genome, the window AACTCGCTCGAATTGGGGAGCTGGAACAGGACCCGGTCACCCGGGCGAATACCGACGCCGGCGATCCCGGTCGCAGCGCGGTCGGCGAGTGCGTCGAGTTCGGCGAATGTGTGCGTTTCGACGGAATCGGCGATCGCGACCCGGTTCGGCCACTGCTCGGCGGCCCGCCGGAGAACTGAATCCAGGCTCCGATCAGCCCAATAGCCGGCCGCTCGGTACGCCTGGGCACGGTCGGCTGGAAATGGCGCAAAACCCTGTCGCAATGTCGACTGACCTGCGGATTCGGACGGCTTGGCAGTGGTCGGACTCACGTCGAGGCACCTCGGGGTAGGCGTGTTCGGTCACTCGAATATAGGGTAGCCTCCACAAAGTTAGGGCAGCCTGCACTAAATTTTCGGGACTCAGTCGGAGGTCATGATGAGCAATCTCGCCGTCGCGGACCCGCAGCATATTCGGGAGACGGTTGCCGATCTTCTCGGTGTCGGCAGCGATGCCGTCGATCCGCATGCCGACCTGATCGGGCAGGGGCTTGACTCCATCCGAATGATGTCTCTGGCCGGCCGCTGGCGCCGGGCCGGCATCGATGTCGACTTTGCCGCCCTCGCGGCCATACCGACCGTAGCGGCGTGGGCCGAGCTGGTGTCCCGACACAACCCGAATGCCACCGTCGGGCAGCATGATTCGCCGTCCCCGCCGCAGGACGTGCATGAACCTTTTCCGCTGGCGCCGATGCAGCACGCCATGTGGGTGGGACGTGAGGGCGATCAGCAACTCGGTGGTGTGGCCGGGCATCTTTACGTCGAATTCGACGGCGAGGGAATCGATCCCGACCGGTTGCAGAGCGCCGCCACAGCGCTGGCCGAACGGCATCCGATGCTACGGGTGCAGTTCCTGCCCGACGGTACGCAGTGCATCGCCGAGCCCGCACGGCAGTATCCGGTCACCATCGAAGATCTGCGCGCGGCCGCACCCGAGCAGGTGGGGGAGCGCTTGGCGACCATCCGCCGGACCAAATCCCATCAGCAGCTCAACGACGAGGTCTTCGAACTGACTCTGACGTTGTTGCCCGGTGACGCAACGCGATTGCACGTCGATCTCGACATGCAGGCGGCCGACGCCATGAGTTACCGCACCCTGATGGCCGACCTGGCAGTGCTCTATCGCGGTGAGCACCTGCCGGCCTTGGGCTACACCTACCGCGAATATCGTTTGGCGGCACCAGAAACCGCCAATGAGGCCGACCGGCAGTGGTGGGCAGAGCGGATCGCCGAGCTGCCCGATCCCCCTCGTCTGCCGTTGGTGCCACCGACCGAGCAGGCTGACCCGCACCACACCACGCGCCGCCATCATTGGCTGGACCCCGCCACCCGCGATGCGCTCTACGCCGGGGCCCGCCGCCGCGGCATCACCCCGGCGATGGCGCTGGCCGCCTCGTTCGCCGATGCCCTGGCCGGCTGGTCGGCCGAGTCCCGGTTCCTGCTCAACGTGCCGCTCTTCGGCCGCGAGCAGCGTCATGCCGACGTGGACAAGCTCGTGGGCGACTTCACGTCGTCGCTCCTACTGGGCATCGACCTCGACGGCACCGCGACGGCCACCGACCGCGCCAGGACGGTGCAGGACACCTTCCATGCCGCGGCCGGACACGCGGGCTACCCCGGGTTGTCGGTGCTGCGCGATCTCGGCCGCCACCGCGGCACCCAGGTGCTAGCTCCGGTGGTCTACACCAGTGCGCTCGGACTCGGTGAGCTCTTCGCCGGCGAGGTGACCGAGGCCTTCGGCAAACCGGTGTGGATCAATTCGCAGGGACCACAGGTGCTTCTCGACGCGCAGGTCACCGAGTTCGACGGTGGTGTCCTGGTGAACTGGGATGTACGGGAGCACGCTTTCCGCCCCGGTGTCATCGACGCCATGTTCGAACGCCACATCGATGAATTGCACAGGCTGGCGACCGACGACACCGCCTGGGAGGCGCCGTCACCGCCGCTGTTGCCGGAATCGCAACGCGCGGTGCGCGATGCGATCAACGCGAAGACAGCTGCCCCGAGTGGCCATGTGCTACACCAGGGTTTCTTCGCCCAGGCCGCTGTGCGCCCCGACGCGGTCGCGGTCGTCGGATCCAACGGCCGGGTCACCTATGCGCAACTGCGGGAGCAGGTGCTCACCGTCGCCGCGGCACTGCGGGTCGCGGGCATCCGAACCGGTGAGAGTGTTGCGGTGATGGGTCCCAAGGGCCCCGATCAGATCACCGCGTTGTTGGCGATCCTGGCCGCCGGTGCCGTCTACGTGCCTGTCGGCGTCGACCAGCCCGCCGAGCGCGCCGAGCGGATGTTGAAGGCAGGCGATGTCCGCATGGCCCTGTTCTGCGGCGACGGACCGCCGACCTGGCTGCCAGCGCTGACTATCGCGGAGGCTCTTCGTGTCGGTTCGCGTGCCGACCAGATCCAGCCTGCCGCAACAGATCCCAATGAATTAGCCTACGTTCTGTTCACCTCGGGATCCACCGGTGAGCCCAAGGGCGTCGAGGTCAGCCACGACGCCGCGATGAACACCGTCGAGACGCTCAACGGGCACTTCGGCGTCGGACCGGATGACAGTGTCCTGGCGCTCACGCATCTGGAATCCGACCTGTCGGTGCTCGATGTGTTCGGCACGCTCGCCGTGGGTGCCACGATCGTGGTGGTCGACGAGGCCGACCGGCGCAATCCGGATCACTGGGTCGAGCAGATCAACACCCACGGCGTCACGGTGCTCAACTTCCTGCCCGGGGCGTTGGAGATGCTGGTCGAGACCGCCACGTCCACCGACACGACGCTGCCGTCGGTGCGTGCGGTACCGACCGGGGGTGACTGGGTACGCACCACGATGGTGCGCAAGTTGCAGGCCCTGGCGCCGGGAGTGCGGCTGACTGGTCTGGGCGGGGCCACCGAAACCGCGATCCACGCCACGCTTTTCGAGGCAGGTGAACTGCCGGACGAGTGGGCCGCGGTGCCGTACGGAAAGCCGTTCGCGAACAACGCCTGCCGCGTTGTCAACGCCGCAGGGGCGGACTGTCCCGACTGGGTGCCCGGCGAGTTGTGGTTCACCGGTCGCGGTATCGCGCGCGGTTACCGGGGGAGGCCAGACCTGACGTCCGAGCGGTTTGTTCCCTACCTCGGTCGCATCTGGTACCGCAGCGGTGACCTCGCCCGCTACTGGCCCGACGGCACACTGGAATTCGTCGGTCGGGCCGACCACCGCGTCAAGATCAGTGGTTACCGCATCGAACTCGGCGACGTCGAGGCAGCGCTGCAGCGGTTGCCCGGCGTGCATGCCGCCGTGGCCGCGGTCATGCCCGTCGCGGGCGGTGAGATGCTGGCCGCAGTCGTCGGACTCGACGGTGAGGCGGCGGGGGCGAGCGCGGCGACGGGGAATGTCACCGTTGCCGCGCTTCGCGCGGGCCTCGCGGAATTCCTTCCCGCACATATGGTTCCGCGGCATTTCGAGCTCGTCGAGCAGATCCCGTTCACCACGGGCGGAAAGACCGACCGACGCGCGGTGATTGAACTGCTCAGCGAGGCGATCGGCGGCGGAGACCGCACTCAGGTGCAGCACGCCTCGACCGCGGTGGAGAAGGCACTGGCCCGCATCATGGCCGAACTGCTGGGCGCCGGTGAGCTGGGCGTGGACGAGGACTTCTTCGAGCTGGGAGGTGATTCGGTGCTGGCCACCGCGGCCGTCGCCCGTATCCGGGATTGGTTGGACACCCCGACGGTGATGGTGCCCGACATCTTCGCCACCAGAACGGTGGAGGCGCTGGCGGTCCGGCTGGCCGCGCGGGAAGCCGATAGCGGCCGGCTCGAGCAGGTGGCAGAGCTGTACCTGGAAGTTGCCGAGATGGACGACGCCGACGTGTTGTCCGCGCTCGGCACCGCCTCGGCGTCGTGACCTGCACCGCGCCGGATGCACAACTGGGCATCACAGGTTTGGCGCGTTCCGCTGGAGCACCGCATCGGTGACCTCAGCGCCACCGAGCTGATCGAGCACCTCGACAGATCTGAAAAGGAAACACTTTCGCGTGACTGACATCGCAGACGCACCTCGAACCTCCGACGCGCGGCTGGAACTGATGCGGCGCAAGCTTGCCGAACGCGGTCTGACTGCCGGGGCCGACCGCGCCGCCGTCGATCCCGGTGCACTGACCGACGGGCAACGCCGGATGTGGTTCGTACAGGGCTTCGACCCCAGCGGGGTGTTGCTCAATGTCTGCCTGTCCTACCGGCTCAGCGGAGAGATCGATGCCGAGGCACTGCACGACGCGGTGTATGCAGTAGCCCGGCGACACCCGATCCTGCGGACCACCTTCGCCGCCGATGAGAACGGCGAACCACGGGCCACGGTGCACGACGACCTGGCCCCGGCGTGGATGACGCACGACCTGTCCGAAAAGTCCGAGCGGGCGCGGCAATTGCGGCTCGAGGTGCTCGCACAGCGGGAGTTCGGTACCCCGTTCGATCTGGGCTCGGACTCGCCGCTACGCGTCACGCTGATCAAGACCGGCGCGGCCGAACACGTCATGCTGCTCGTCGCGCACCACATCGCCTGGGACGACGGGTCGTGGCGGGTGTTCTTCACAGATCTGACGCGCGCTTATGCCGGAGCCGAACTGCCCGAAACCCCCCGGGTGTACGGCAATCCGGTGCTTCGAGCGGCAGAGGCCGACGAGGACATCGCCTACTGGCGCCGGGTCCTGGCTGATCCGCCGGAGCCGTTGGAGCTGCCCGGCCCCGCGGGGTCGGCCATACCGACCAGCTTCCGCTCCCAACGCACCACGTTGACACTGGCGCCCGACACCGTCCAGAAGGTATCGGCGCTCGCGCGTGACACCGGGGCTACCCCTTTCATGGTGCTGCTGGCCGCTTTCGGCGCCCTGATCAAGCGCTACACCCACACCGACGACTTCCTGGTCGCCACACCGGTGCTCAACCGCGAATCCGACGAGACCATCGGCTATTACGGCAACACCGTGGCGATGCGGATGCGGGTCAGCCCGGTTGCCGGGTTTCAAGACCTGGTCACCGCGACCCGCGACACCGCGCTGGGGGCCTTCGCCCATCAGTGGGTGAACCTCGACCGCGTGGTGCGTGAACTGAACCCCGACCGACGCCACGGCGTCGAACGGATGACGAGGCTGAGCTTCGGTTTTCGCGAACCCGACGGTGGCGGGTTCCATCCCGATGGGGTGACGTGCCGGCGCGGTGAGCTACGGGGCCAGCACACCCAGCTGCCGCTGGGCTTCATGGTCGAATGGGATTCCACCGGTACCGGCGGTGTCGTCGTCGAGGCCGAACATCTCACCGAGGTCGTCGACGCCCCGCTGGCAGCTCAGATGCTGCGTCATTTCGCCGTGTTGCTCGAGCACGCACTCGACGATCCGCGCAAGCCGCTGTCTCGGCTGGAGCTCTTGACTCCCGAGGACGCCGAATGGATCCGCAACGTCAGCACGGGCGAGCAATTCCACACTCCAGCAAGCACATTGACGGACCTGGTGGCCGATCAGGCCGCGCGCACACCCGACGTGACCGCGGTGGTGTACGAAGGCAGGCACTACAGCTACCGTGAGCTCAACGAGTCGGCGAACCGGTTAGCGCACTGGCTCATCGGACAGGGCATCGGCACCGAGGACCGGGTGGCGGTCCTGCTG encodes:
- a CDS encoding non-ribosomal peptide synthetase, with product MMSNLAVADPQHIRETVADLLGVGSDAVDPHADLIGQGLDSIRMMSLAGRWRRAGIDVDFAALAAIPTVAAWAELVSRHNPNATVGQHDSPSPPQDVHEPFPLAPMQHAMWVGREGDQQLGGVAGHLYVEFDGEGIDPDRLQSAATALAERHPMLRVQFLPDGTQCIAEPARQYPVTIEDLRAAAPEQVGERLATIRRTKSHQQLNDEVFELTLTLLPGDATRLHVDLDMQAADAMSYRTLMADLAVLYRGEHLPALGYTYREYRLAAPETANEADRQWWAERIAELPDPPRLPLVPPTEQADPHHTTRRHHWLDPATRDALYAGARRRGITPAMALAASFADALAGWSAESRFLLNVPLFGREQRHADVDKLVGDFTSSLLLGIDLDGTATATDRARTVQDTFHAAAGHAGYPGLSVLRDLGRHRGTQVLAPVVYTSALGLGELFAGEVTEAFGKPVWINSQGPQVLLDAQVTEFDGGVLVNWDVREHAFRPGVIDAMFERHIDELHRLATDDTAWEAPSPPLLPESQRAVRDAINAKTAAPSGHVLHQGFFAQAAVRPDAVAVVGSNGRVTYAQLREQVLTVAAALRVAGIRTGESVAVMGPKGPDQITALLAILAAGAVYVPVGVDQPAERAERMLKAGDVRMALFCGDGPPTWLPALTIAEALRVGSRADQIQPAATDPNELAYVLFTSGSTGEPKGVEVSHDAAMNTVETLNGHFGVGPDDSVLALTHLESDLSVLDVFGTLAVGATIVVVDEADRRNPDHWVEQINTHGVTVLNFLPGALEMLVETATSTDTTLPSVRAVPTGGDWVRTTMVRKLQALAPGVRLTGLGGATETAIHATLFEAGELPDEWAAVPYGKPFANNACRVVNAAGADCPDWVPGELWFTGRGIARGYRGRPDLTSERFVPYLGRIWYRSGDLARYWPDGTLEFVGRADHRVKISGYRIELGDVEAALQRLPGVHAAVAAVMPVAGGEMLAAVVGLDGEAAGASAATGNVTVAALRAGLAEFLPAHMVPRHFELVEQIPFTTGGKTDRRAVIELLSEAIGGGDRTQVQHASTAVEKALARIMAELLGAGELGVDEDFFELGGDSVLATAAVARIRDWLDTPTVMVPDIFATRTVEALAVRLAAREADSGRLEQVAELYLEVAEMDDADVLSALGTASAS